Proteins encoded by one window of Vespula pensylvanica isolate Volc-1 chromosome 6, ASM1446617v1, whole genome shotgun sequence:
- the LOC122630108 gene encoding dynein axonemal light chain 1-like isoform X5: MEPAKTLKATTCKDAIQRWEEKTGMNAAEAKEVILSFQWPPIEKMDNNLAVLANVVKLSLSTNMIERISGINSLKNLRILCMARNYIKSFSGLEAVGDHLEELWISYNLIEKTKGVNVLKALKVLYIGNNLIRDWVEFSHFQELPNLEDLLFINNPLCETMDTEAWRMQACY, translated from the exons ATGGAGCCTGCGaaa aCTCTCAAAGCTACGACTTGTAAAGATGCGATTCAAAGATGGGAAGAAAAAACGGGAATGAATGCTGCCGAAGCGAAAGAAGTCATTTTATCGTTCCAATGGCCACCAATTGAAAAAATGGATAACAATTTAGCTGTTTTGGCCAATGTAGT aaaattatcattatccaCCAACATGATAGAGAGAATCAGTGGCATTAATTCTTTAAAGAATTTACGAATTTTATGCATGGctcgtaattatattaaaagtttttctGGATTAGAGGCGGTAGGAGATCATTTAGAAGAATTGTGGATATCATAtaatttgatagaaaaaacCAAAGGTGTGAACGTGCTTAAGGCGCTCAAAGTTCTTTATATTGGCAATAATTTGATACGAGATTGGGTAGAATTCAGTCATTTTCAAGAACTTCCTAATTTAGAagatctattatttataaataatcccTTATGCGAAACCATGGATACCGAGGCATGGCGTATGCAG gcATGCTACTGA
- the LOC122630108 gene encoding dynein axonemal light chain 1-like isoform X3, whose product MEPAKTLKATTCKDAIQRWEEKTGMNAAEAKEVILSFQWPPIEKMDNNLAVLANVVKLSLSTNMIERISGINSLKNLRILCMARNYIKSFSGLEAVGDHLEELWISYNLIEKTKGVNVLKALKVLYIGNNLIRDWVEFSHFQELPNLEDLLFINNPLCETMDTEAWRMQVIKRLPNLKKLDSIPIVHATDDV is encoded by the exons ATGGAGCCTGCGaaa aCTCTCAAAGCTACGACTTGTAAAGATGCGATTCAAAGATGGGAAGAAAAAACGGGAATGAATGCTGCCGAAGCGAAAGAAGTCATTTTATCGTTCCAATGGCCACCAATTGAAAAAATGGATAACAATTTAGCTGTTTTGGCCAATGTAGT aaaattatcattatccaCCAACATGATAGAGAGAATCAGTGGCATTAATTCTTTAAAGAATTTACGAATTTTATGCATGGctcgtaattatattaaaagtttttctGGATTAGAGGCGGTAGGAGATCATTTAGAAGAATTGTGGATATCATAtaatttgatagaaaaaacCAAAGGTGTGAACGTGCTTAAGGCGCTCAAAGTTCTTTATATTGGCAATAATTTGATACGAGATTGGGTAGAATTCAGTCATTTTCAAGAACTTCCTAATTTAGAagatctattatttataaataatcccTTATGCGAAACCATGGATACCGAGGCATGGCGTATGCAGGTTATAAAGAGACTTCCGAATTTGAAGAAACTTGATTCAATTCCGATAGT gcATGCTACTGACGATGTTTAA
- the LOC122630108 gene encoding dynein axonemal light chain 1-like isoform X1, with protein sequence MEPAKTLKATTCKDAIQRWEEKTGMNAAEAKEVILSFQWPPIEKMDNNLAVLANVVKLSLSTNMIERISGINSLKNLRILCMARNYIKSFSGLEAVGDHLEELWISYNLIEKTKGVNVLKALKVLYIGNNLIRDWVEFSHFQELPNLEDLLFINNPLCETMDTEAWRMQVIKRLPNLKKLDSIPIVYVLEVILIDRKRNETQIFF encoded by the exons ATGGAGCCTGCGaaa aCTCTCAAAGCTACGACTTGTAAAGATGCGATTCAAAGATGGGAAGAAAAAACGGGAATGAATGCTGCCGAAGCGAAAGAAGTCATTTTATCGTTCCAATGGCCACCAATTGAAAAAATGGATAACAATTTAGCTGTTTTGGCCAATGTAGT aaaattatcattatccaCCAACATGATAGAGAGAATCAGTGGCATTAATTCTTTAAAGAATTTACGAATTTTATGCATGGctcgtaattatattaaaagtttttctGGATTAGAGGCGGTAGGAGATCATTTAGAAGAATTGTGGATATCATAtaatttgatagaaaaaacCAAAGGTGTGAACGTGCTTAAGGCGCTCAAAGTTCTTTATATTGGCAATAATTTGATACGAGATTGGGTAGAATTCAGTCATTTTCAAGAACTTCCTAATTTAGAagatctattatttataaataatcccTTATGCGAAACCATGGATACCGAGGCATGGCGTATGCAGGTTATAAAGAGACTTCCGAATTTGAAGAAACTTGATTCAATTCCGATAGTGTATGTGTTAGAGGTTATtttaatagatagaaaaaggaatgaaactcaaatatttttttag
- the LOC122630108 gene encoding dynein axonemal light chain 1-like isoform X2, protein MTLKATTCKDAIQRWEEKTGMNAAEAKEVILSFQWPPIEKMDNNLAVLANVVKLSLSTNMIERISGINSLKNLRILCMARNYIKSFSGLEAVGDHLEELWISYNLIEKTKGVNVLKALKVLYIGNNLIRDWVEFSHFQELPNLEDLLFINNPLCETMDTEAWRMQVIKRLPNLKKLDSIPIVYVLEVILIDRKRNETQIFF, encoded by the exons ATG aCTCTCAAAGCTACGACTTGTAAAGATGCGATTCAAAGATGGGAAGAAAAAACGGGAATGAATGCTGCCGAAGCGAAAGAAGTCATTTTATCGTTCCAATGGCCACCAATTGAAAAAATGGATAACAATTTAGCTGTTTTGGCCAATGTAGT aaaattatcattatccaCCAACATGATAGAGAGAATCAGTGGCATTAATTCTTTAAAGAATTTACGAATTTTATGCATGGctcgtaattatattaaaagtttttctGGATTAGAGGCGGTAGGAGATCATTTAGAAGAATTGTGGATATCATAtaatttgatagaaaaaacCAAAGGTGTGAACGTGCTTAAGGCGCTCAAAGTTCTTTATATTGGCAATAATTTGATACGAGATTGGGTAGAATTCAGTCATTTTCAAGAACTTCCTAATTTAGAagatctattatttataaataatcccTTATGCGAAACCATGGATACCGAGGCATGGCGTATGCAGGTTATAAAGAGACTTCCGAATTTGAAGAAACTTGATTCAATTCCGATAGTGTATGTGTTAGAGGTTATtttaatagatagaaaaaggaatgaaactcaaatatttttttag
- the LOC122630104 gene encoding zinc finger protein ZPR1 — protein sequence MAANEREAEPGTTFEPLFRNLMADDPEPEATEIESLCVNCGKNGITRLLLTKIPHYKDVVVISFDCENCGYQNNEIQSGSKISEKGIKITLEVSSPRDLNRQVVKSDYTSVHLPQIDFEIPARSQKGEITTIEGIIDRSIEGLEQDQPRRREEYPETAEEIDKFLAKLRDLKIPSKPFTIIFKDVSGNCYVENPKAPLKDPGCKITYFNRSEEENRLLGIYNENNEALLTPIQDGEHTLEDIEGEVLSFPTNCPDCNSPCETNMKLTNIPHFKEVVIMATLCETCGHRTNEVKSSGGVESHGVKIEVTITGKEDFTRDVLKSETCYMEIPELELEVGPAALGGRFSTVEGIIAATKEQLSSSTTFTGDSTDVENVNRIQAFISQLTEILEGNKTITLILDDPAGNSYIQTLSDDGPDDKLKITKYERNYEQNEELGLNDMKVENY from the exons atgGCAGCGAACGAAAGGGAGGCAGAACCTGGAACCACGTTTGAACCACTTTTTCGTAATCTTATGGCAGATGATCCTGAACCAGAGGctacagagatagaaagtctTTGTGTAAATTGTGGTAAAAAt GGCATTACAAGACTTCTCTTGACAAAAATACCGCATTACAAAGACGTCGTAGTAATATCCTTTGATTGTGAGAATTGTGGttatcaaaataatgaaattcaaaGCGGAAGTAAAATATCTGAAAAGGGTATTAAAATTACCTTGGAAGTTAGCTCGCCAAGAGACTTGAATCGTCAAGTAGTAAAGTCAGATTATACCAGTGTTCATTTGCCTCAAATAGATTTTGAGATTCCTGCAAGATCtcaaaaaggagaaattaCTACAATTGAAGGTATAATAGATCGTAGCATCGAAGGATTGGAACAAGACCAACCAAGACGCAGAGAAGAATATCCAGAAACCGCAGaggagatagataaatttttagcAAAATTACGAGATCTTAAAATACCTAGCAAAccatttacaataatttttaaagatgtCTCTGGAAACTGCTACGTTGAAAATCCAAAAGCACCGCTTAAAGATCCTGGATGTAAAATTACTTACTTTAACAgatcagaagaagaaaatcgtttattaggaatatataatgaaaacaaTGAAGCTCTTTTGACACCTATACAAGATGGAGAACATACTCTTGAAGATATTGAGGGCGAAGTTCTATCTTTTCCTACAAATTGTCCAGATTGTAACAGTCCTTGCGAGACTAACATGAAATTGACAA ATATACCACATTTTAAAGAGGTTGTGATTATGGCAACATTATGCGAAACGTGCGGTCATAGAACTAACGAAGTTAAAAGTAGTGGAGGAGTAGAATCACATGGAGTAAAAATAGAGGTAACAATTACGGGAAAAGAAGATTTCACCAGGGATGTATTGAAGTCTGAAACATGCTATATGGAGATACCAGAACTTGAATTGGAAGTTGGCCCAGCAGCTTTGGGAGGCAGATTCTCTACCGTAGAAGGCATTATTGCAGCGACTAAAGAACAATTATCATCATCTACAACTTTCACGGGTGATAGTACAGATGTTGAAAATGTTAACAGAATACAAGCATTTATATCGCAATTAACAGAAATTCTTGAAGGGAATAAAACAATAACTTTAATATTGGATGATCCAGCTGGAAATAGTTACATTCAAACACTTTCAGACGATGGGCCagatgataaattaaaaatcacaaaatacgaaagaaactaTGAGCAAAATGAAGAACTTGGACTCAATGACATGaaagtagaaaattattaa
- the LOC122630100 gene encoding DNA polymerase epsilon subunit 2 produces MVDDKLIKIVQSTFSIYGLVLSRTLSISVARQLSQLNEDEQENWLTGVVERVLSQNLKTPHVEIDHVRLAITDFMRSDVLKETETKLNVIDAYDIPKIIYDLKKKKFVLQKVATNLYSDVTQKTILFKDRFETILYRLLRHELFVSRKLGEKNQSRIKLTPIESLFNESKTRDICLLGLIAEFSENHYYLEDPGGALKIDLKHAVFQDGLIMEGSIVLVSGTYTSGVLYVKEIGFPPPESSDNSRVDFGDANTFGGPHPTSLKLSEKLKVYEESNQNGMIIFLSDLWLDNSAVLCKFKIMLDGLMDIPPIAFVICGDFLSFPENEFSPAAMKEGFKKLADLIVQYPTIKESSKFIFVPGPCDLGAPKILPRRSLSKYVVEDVQKAIPEAVFATNPCRIQYCTKEIVVYREDILIKMCRNTLRFPSGEESKVPNHFAKSIICQAHLVPLTLTASPVYWTHDYALRLHPTPDLIVVADKYEPYSTVYSNCHVINPGSFPNNKFSFKTYVPSANIIEDCEIPSPQ; encoded by the exons ATGGTTGAcgacaaattaattaaaatcgttcaaTCGACTTTCTCAATTTATGGACTTGTATTATCAAG GACACTTAGTATTTCTGTTGCCAGACAATTATCACAACTAAATGAGGATGAGCAAGAAAATTGGCTTACGGGTGTAGTAGAACGAGTATTATCTCAAAACTTAAAAACTCCACATGTAGAAATTGATCATGTTAGACTTGCTATTACAGATTTTATGAGATCGGatgttttaaaagaaactgaaacaaaattaaatgttattgaTGCGTATGATATaccaaaaattatatatgatcttaaaaagaaaaaatttgtgttACAAAAAGTTgctacaaatttatattcagATGTAACACAAAAGACTATACTTTTTAAAGATAGATTTGAAACTATATTGTATAGATTATTAAGACACGAACTATTTGTTTCACGAAAGcttggagaaaaaaatcaatctagaataaaattaacacCTATCGAATCCTTGTTTAACGAGAGTAAAACAAGAGATATTTGCTTATTAGGCCTTATAGCTGAATTCTctgaaaatcattattatttggaAGATCCAGGAGGAgcattaaaaattgatttgaaaCATGCA GTTTTCCAAGATGGTTTGATTATGGAAGGTTCTATAGTATTAGTTAGTGGTACTTATACCAGTGGGGTATTATATGTTAAAGAAATAGGGTTCCCACCACCAGAATCATCCGATAATTCACGTGTAGATTTTGGAGATGCTAATACATTTGGTGGACCTCATCCTACGTCATTGAAATTATCTGAAAAGTTGAAAGTATATGAAGAATCCAATCAAAATGGAATGATAATCTTCCTATCAGATTTATGGCTTGACAATTCGGCTGTATTAtgtaaattcaaaattatgtTGGATGGGTTAATGGACATTCCACCAATAGCTTTCGTAATATGCGGGGATTTTTTGAGTTTTCCTGAAAATGAATTCAGTCCAGCAGCGATGAAGGAAGGTTTTAAGAAATTAGCCGATTTAATAGTTCAATATCCGACTATAAAGGAGTcttcgaaatttatatttgtaccAGGTCCTTGCGATTTAGGCGCACCAAAAATTTTACCGAGACGATCATTGTCCAAATATGTGGTCGAAGATGTTCAGAAAGCTATACCTGAAGCTGTATTTGCCACTAATCCTTGCAGAATTCAATATTGTACTAAAGAGATTGTGGTATATAGagaagatatattaataaaaatgtgtagAAATACTTTACGTTTTCCTAGTGGAGAAGAATCAAAAGTACCTAATCAT TTCGCTAAATCTATTATTTGCCAAGCACATTTGGTTCCGTTAACACTAACGGCAAGTCCTGTTTATTGGACACATGATTATGCCTTACGTTTACATCCTACACCCGATTTAATTGTAGTCGCTGATAAGTACGAACCATATTCGACTGTTTACTCAAATTGCCATGTGATTAATCCTGGATCATttccaaataataaattttcatttaagaCATACGTACCATCGGCAAATATAATCGAAGATTGTGAAATTCCAAGTCCGCAGTAA
- the LOC122630108 gene encoding dynein axonemal light chain 1-like isoform X4: protein MNAAEAKEVILSFQWPPIEKMDNNLAVLANVVKLSLSTNMIERISGINSLKNLRILCMARNYIKSFSGLEAVGDHLEELWISYNLIEKTKGVNVLKALKVLYIGNNLIRDWVEFSHFQELPNLEDLLFINNPLCETMDTEAWRMQVIKRLPNLKKLDSIPIVYVLEVILIDRKRNETQIFF, encoded by the exons ATGAATGCTGCCGAAGCGAAAGAAGTCATTTTATCGTTCCAATGGCCACCAATTGAAAAAATGGATAACAATTTAGCTGTTTTGGCCAATGTAGT aaaattatcattatccaCCAACATGATAGAGAGAATCAGTGGCATTAATTCTTTAAAGAATTTACGAATTTTATGCATGGctcgtaattatattaaaagtttttctGGATTAGAGGCGGTAGGAGATCATTTAGAAGAATTGTGGATATCATAtaatttgatagaaaaaacCAAAGGTGTGAACGTGCTTAAGGCGCTCAAAGTTCTTTATATTGGCAATAATTTGATACGAGATTGGGTAGAATTCAGTCATTTTCAAGAACTTCCTAATTTAGAagatctattatttataaataatcccTTATGCGAAACCATGGATACCGAGGCATGGCGTATGCAGGTTATAAAGAGACTTCCGAATTTGAAGAAACTTGATTCAATTCCGATAGTGTATGTGTTAGAGGTTATtttaatagatagaaaaaggaatgaaactcaaatatttttttag